TGTACCATTGGCCGAATTGCTTTTCAATTTCACGAATTCAGGTTCTTTTCCTTGTAATAACTGTTCATTGCAAATTCTGCTCTTGTTTGTTATCTGTATATACTTTTTGCCTTCTAATATTACTTGCTGCTGTGCTTATGTATGTTAATGGGAATTCTGTATTTCCTCCTCTTCTATGTTTTCAGTTTCATTCATCACTGGGAAACTAACCTGTTAGATGTGAAACacttatttgtaattttttttttcattttttgttattaattgtCAAGTTTCACAGCTTATGGAGGATATGGGGAGTCTATGATTGGCTGACGACTAGATAATCTGAATTATGCACTTGTTATTTGAAATTACGATGTGATGAAATGAAAACCATGTTTAATGTAACTGAGTTTTTATGGACTTAATTTCTGTGTTTTGTTCCACTTTTTAGTTGgcaagtttgaattttttattctaaaagaaTCTAATTTTTGGGTGGTCGCGTGGTTTTGCAAAGTTATAAACATAAACATGTTTTTCGTCCTGGGTGAGATTAATGAGTAGATGGAGACGATAATGATAAATCCTTGGAACTGAAGATACTATGGGCAGCCTATTCAGCAGTATTGAATGATTGCCGTTAAAGCCTAACCACATAATTGCTGGTCTTGGCCTTGAACAATTAAAGAAAGTAAATAACCAAACCAGAACTGATTGGTCACATATGGTGCTCTTTATTACACAGCTCTTGTATTGTATGACAGCTTTTTATGTTTCTTATACAACTATAATTTGGAAATGATTAGTCCCTTGACGAGAAAGGCTCTTGTCTGTAGAAGTGGTAAATACTTACCTGACTTTAGCCGTGTTCTATTCCTGTGTCCAGATTTCAGATCTTGTTCTGTAAGAATCTGGTAGAGTTGTCAGTTATCACCGCAGAATTATTTCTTGTGGATGTCTTGTTCTCAATCTGTTCATCGTACGTTATTGGAAATAGTTCAGCATATTTGTAGTGGCAATGATTTATGTCACATTATGGGTGTGgctgttattatttatttatgagaaGTTTAGTGTTGCTATTTGCTATCATTTCCAGGAATTTCACTCTATCACTGATAGTGGGTGGTAAAGTGATTTCAATTCAAATGGAGCAGTACGAAATTCTAGAACAAATTGGCAAGGGTGCATTTGGTTCTGCTCTGCTTGTGAGGCATAGGCAcgaaaagaaaatgtgagtaTCATCCAATATCTTGTTGAAATGTGCTTTAAGATATTATATATCCTTTTGCAGGTTAATTTGTTAAGTatttatttgtgaatttatCGTTGTTGCTAATATCGACAGCCTGTTATATCATGTATATGGTCTACTTTTTTTGAGTTGTGACATTTATATTTTAGGTATGTTCTTAAAAAGATTCGTCTTGCTCGTCAAACTGACAGAACCCGTAGATCTGCCCACCAGGAGGTAACCCACTCTTAGCGTTGGATTTATTGAATGATTGTCATTTTTCTGGAAGGGATTAGCGAAGGCCAGACGTTTTCGTGTAGAAAATGAAATATTCATTCTTGTATATTTTCTATTGTTGTGCTAGTTTTTGCACCTTGAAATTTGAAGTTGATCTCTAAGCCTAGGTTTTTCATTAATTAGATTATGAGATGCTTCATTGGTTCTGTCATGCAGATGGAGCTTATATCTAAAGTTCGAAATCCATTTATTGTGGAGTATAAAGATTCCTGGGTGGAAAAGGTTAGCATTATTTTCAAGCAGAGTTTTCTAACTCTGTTGATTTTCATGTTTGTGTGTGCCTGTGTATTTGTTATCGACTAAGGTTGTCAAGAATCCTTTTTCCTTTAAATGTTTTGCCAAAAGTAAACCTTATTTTGGGTTCTTCAAATTTAGTATTTTGGTCTTTACTTATTTGTTTACAGACgtgttattttttatcataGTAACAGAAATATTGAGAGAAGAACCTGTATTGTGCTCCATTTTATtggtttataaatttgattgatttcAGATACTGAATTTAGCCAAGTTGGTACCTTTACTTGCAGGGTTGTTTTGTATGTATCATCATTGGCTATTGTGAAGGAGGGGATATGTAAGTTATAATTTACTCTGTATTCAAATATTTGAGTTAGAGCATTTGTTAACACATTGTCTTTTACTAGccaaattatgtaattttttaatagtttgGCTCTGTTGAACAGGGCTGAAGCTATCAAAAAGGCTAAGGGTGTCAACTTTTCTGAAGAGGTTGATCACTTTCACAAAAACTCCATTCGCAACTGAGCCTTTCCAATTTCCAGCTCCAAGATCTTTTGAACtatgtaaaataattgttataggTCAACCTTGTGCATGCAGAAACTTTGCAAGTGGCTCGTTCAATTGCTGATGGCTCTTGATTACTTGCATGGAAATCATATCCTTCATCGTGACGTCAAGGTAACGGACAGGACTTGTTTAAGCTAAACAACAATTGATGTTATGTATCTAATATCTTAGAGAACTTTGAGGAACAGCCTTATGCCGATGTGTGATTTTCATCTGTTTCAgtgttcaaatatatttttgacaaAAGATCGAGATATACGTCTAGGTAAATAGCCTTACTCATTTTATCCTCACACTGCTCTTTTGATTTGATCTCTAAGTTGGGATTTTGGTGTGTTGTATACTATCCGCATGCTAAAAATTGTGGATGCAGGGGACTTTGGTCTTGCTAAAATGTTGACATCTGATGATCTTGCTTCCTCAGTGAGTGATATTGCCAAACTATTTTTTTGTTCACTGTTTCAACATTTTTTGTCTGAATTAATTTCTGTCTGTTCTTGCTCTAAACTTAGGTCGTTGGGACTCCCAGTTATATGTGCCCAGAGCTTCTTGCTGATATACCCTATGGCTCTAAGTCAGATATCTGGTCTTTGGGTAGGATAGATTGAAGTTGTACTCCTATTGCCTAATCTTGATTATTCTTTGTTGATCCCTCTTTTACCGTATCTTTTAACCATATTTGTCATTTGTTTTGATTGACAAAATAATCAGATGTATATATTATGTTAACATTTGACAGGATGCTGTATCTATGAAATGGCTGCTCACAAGCCAGCATTTAAAGCACTTGTAAGTTACGATCCAAAGCATTTGTATTCATTTTTCTCATGAAATGTTATTTACAAAACTTGTTAATCTTGTGTAGGAGAATGTACTAGGAATACAATAATTCGGTTAAAGTAAAATTATGCTGTTGGATTATAAGCGTATCTGACTTTCAATATTCCACATTTCTAAAGTGACTATCCTAATCTTTGTTGAGTCTAATAATCTTttgtattcaattttttaatgaaataccAGGAAATTTGTAGTCTTAATGAAATTTTTGTAAGGGtgcaaaattttgtttaaaacaCTTGAAACTATGTTGTTCGATTTTAAGCTTTCGTGTTCATGTTTAAGACTTAAATTGTATCATTTTGGAATGCTTCTCATTCATTTATGATGTCATACTAACTCAGTATTTCACATTTCCATATATCTCAACATTAAATCATCGACTGTacccttttaattttttgtgtgtgttgtCTTCATTTGAGCAGGACATACAATCATTgattaacaaaataaacaagTGTATAGTAGCTCCCCTGCCAACTATGTATACTGCTGCTTTGTGAGTCCTCTGTTTCGTGAGAATCTTTGACTTTTCTGTTTTTAGCCGCTTTATCTAACtgataaatatatgaaatttaactCTTAACGTTGTTGAGTTATCCATGTTAATTGTTAAGtgccacatcatttaaaattttactccGTTTTTCAACATACTTGATTTACACAAGGACAAAACATTATGGTAGAAGTACAAGGATGACGTGTAATTCAGTCATCAGAATTGGTTTACCATTTTACATTTTGCAATGGTAACGTAACAGGGAGCAATCCTATTCTGTGTATATGCCCTTTCCGGTATATATTTTATCTCATTGATTCTCCTCTTCATTATTCCCCCTTTAAGTGATGAACCTCCTTCAGCGACTTTTATTTGTGTCACTTGTTTGACATACATACTTCTTCTTTCAGTCGAGGGCTCGTCAAAAGTATGCTGCGGAAAAATCCAGAGCTGAGGCCAACTGTAAGTTTTATCTTTTGGGAATTTCATTACCTTTATTAAGGTGCTATTGGTATATAGATTAAAAGTAGTctctaaaagaaaaatgacatgCATATGCCATTGTCAATTGTCATTAAATAAGTACAACACAAATGTTATATGTCCGACAAATGCAGATTTGTATTTGtgctcttattttctttttttataaataattttaatttttaattaccaCCTTACGCGTAGTTAGGCAGAGCAATTCTTCTAGATTATTTGACTTTATTTCCCAAGCCTTCATTTCTGGGGCCCTATTCTTAAGACATTTCTATTCAAGTTCATAAGTGCTGCAATGAGCTATTTCTTGTTGTTTGGGTCACTTGAGAGTTGGGTAGCGAAAAATGTGTAACGGGAAAAGCATAAATATACAGAATTCTAGTTTTACACTTCTACTTGACATACTTGTTTGATTATGCAAGAGAAATTCAGAGTCAAGtacaattgaaaatatatagaTTGGGGTCAAGGTGGGCAATGTGAAAAGAGATCTAGAGCATTAATCTGTAGAGATATACAGAAAGGTAGAGATTGagagatttaaattttaaaataatacataaaccTTTACATGATTGGAGTAAAACTATAGAAAGTTAGGGTTCCACGTTCATCACTTTTTAAGGAGATATGTATGCAGTTAGCAAGGCAGAAGAAACTTCTGAGCATGCATAATATACAAAATACTATACAAATAAGTATTTAAGCAAAAGCATTTGGCATGTACATCAACATGCACGTCAAAAGCCAGAAGACTAGTTAGAGGATTATTTGTTTAGACCTTTAACCTAGGCATTGCGTTTCGATTTTCACCATACTTTTGGGtgaagtaaaattattaatcacACTTTTCCTTTGATATCTTCATCTATTGTTGTTCtgatcatatataatatatggttttaatttgttattaccCTTGTAGTCATCATCTTTAGTTTAAGTTTCACTTCGATCTTATGAAGCAACCTTGAAAGTTGTTGTAAAAGTTTTAAGTAAATGGGCGGCCACAATAACATTCATGAGAGATATTACtaaatttccaaattttgatttcatatttttttttcatccatgATATAACTAGTGTAGGAAAAATTTGTATGGCATTGGCTCTTGGATAACTTTATTTTGGTGGACTTCTTCAAAACAAATTAACCACAGATTGTTTTGACAGGCTTCAGAATTACTAAATCATCCGCATCTTCAGCCTTACATTCACAAGATTCACCTTAAATTAAATAGCCCCAGAAGAAGTACTTTTCCTTTTCAATGGCCGGAGCCAAATTATGTAAGGAGAACTCGGTTCGTGGAGCCAGAATCTGTTTCTACTCTTTCTGACCAAGATAAATGCTTGTCATTTAGCAAGGACAGGGCACTGAATCCTAGCATTTCTGGAACTGAACAAGTTTCTCAGTGTTCTACTCAAAGAGCACATGGATTATCCACTTGTTCAGAAGAGAAAATCTATGAATTATCTGTAGGTTGTGTTGGTAACAAATACAATCCTGGTACGAAGTTCTCAACAGTTGAAAGAACACCAAGATTGAGGGCAGTTACAGTTTCTGCCACTGCCAAAAGGCAAACAATGGCACCATCAAAGACAACCTATCCTGGTCCAGACCGAGATTCAGTAAGTACATCCTCGGCATGACCCATTATTTCCATTTCTCTTGATGTCCATTTGGAAAAAAATGAATTCGTGCTAAACTATTtgaattaatttctcttttattgcCAATGGTGTGAGTGGAGAATTAGGCAGTATGCTCATTCTACATGCATAAGTGAGCATGTCCACGTCCTATGTAGCAaaagataataattttgatgaCATTTTTGCACTATTATGAAATCACAAACTCACGTGTATTAAGTCTGCTggttttacaataattatttaaaagttatatcaCCAATGGCTTTTAATTAGttgacaatatatttttttctagtgGTAGAGTATAGAAATTAAACTAAACATTCTCTTATTTTGTAAAAGTTTTCTTATAGAACTGATAATCATAAATGATTGTCACAAAATAAGCCGAGCCAAGAGTGCACAAGAGCCTAACTGGTGATGTAGTTAGCAATGTTTGATTTGGTGAAGAGAGTTCACTTGTTGCCATGGAATCCCGTCTATATACTTAAGTTTCTTCTTTTGATTTCAGCTTCCAGCATCTAAGGGACCATCTGGAAGGTTTTCCTCACCAACAAGAGCCAGAGCGACGACAAACTTGTACACCAATTTCTGTGTCCTTGGAAGTGTGGACTCTCCTAATGTCTCTGTTAATGCACCACGAATCGACAAGATGGCTGAATACCCAATGGCTTACAGTGAGGATCCTTTTTTCCCTGTTCGTGGACCATCATCAACTTCAGCTCGCTTCTCTTCAAGCTCAACACGGAGTACTGCTGATTGCTCCATCACAATGGTCAAGTGTACAATTCAGGAAGACAAAGTTACTGTCCCCAACATTATCAGTGATGCTTGCCCTGGTCCAAAGGCAACTCAATGCCCTTCTGAGCATGTAAAAGCTTGCGTTTCTATTCGCTCCTCTGCTGAGGTGGATCAGCGCCGCTTTGACACGTCATCATACCAGCAACGTGCAGAGGCTTTGGAGGGTTTGCTGGAGTTCAGTGCCAGACTCCTTCAACAACAAAGGTTTGATGAGCTAGGGGTGTTGCTGAAGCCGTTCGGGCCTGAGAAGGTTTCTCCTAGGGAAACAGCTATTTGGTTGACCAAGAGCTTTAAGGAAACTGTGGTCTAAGGTTTTCTTTTAATGCACTTTCTGATCATTGCTAACGGATAGTGTACATAATGTTGTGTATGTTGACGGTAGAATAATGAAGAGTGGCTTTTATTATTGGCATTAGCATTTTCCTTGAGATGCAGGGACTAGTGCACAACAGGCATgcatcatataaaataataatcacatattaactCTCATTTATGAAGTTTTCTGAAGATTATAAACGTTGAACTATGGCCTATCATTTAGAAAGACAAACATAAACCCAACATAACCATCCCTTGTCCATAATATTAAGATggaagtgcaggaagaaaaaagaGGTGCATGAAGAACGAGCCCTCAGAATAATGAGGAAGATAGGCCATTTATTGTGAACTGGAGGCCCAAGAAATCAAACCCATGGGCATCAACTATTGGGAAGATAGAGAAATCAATTTGTCCAGAGAAGCCCCCTACTGTTCTCTCCTTCCAATGGCTTCATTTATCTaaataccaaaatcatcaaGCTCCAGAATTGGAAGGGTACAAATAATATTATAGCAACTACTTTCTGAAAAAACAAAGCAGCTTCTATGggattcaaaaatatttaaataaatgctATATCAATTGACTGTTGTAAAAGTAATAATAGATTTGGCGTGTTTCTTTTGGCATTTTTTTCAGtgacaatgaaaaaaaagaaaagtatgcATTTAGTGCACAATGTTATGACTTGGGAGTAACGAAAGTTGATGAGTATCAGTAACTCCAACTGGGCATACATGTTTGTAGAAATGTATGATCCCAAGGAGAGAATTGTTCTTTTGTAAAGCCTCCCATTTCCTCACAGTTAAATTGTGGAGAATCTGCTGACATAATCTCAAAAGAGGCCTTCACTCAACCCAAGACAACAGAGTCTACTCATCCTTCATATAACTGTTACCACTCACCTTCCTTTAAGAACATTATTTCTAGAGTCAAAGTAATTTTACACTGCATTATTGAATAGACATAGTTTAACATGTTTaactttattatcattattattactggtttcattatttttcttgttaaatatttaaggaGATGCATCACTTAATAAGCATATGACTGTTACTTTTTCTAAAATTGTCCTTGTGATTGTGACTTGTTTGGATCGTGAACAACTCAGTTGCTATCTTTTAGAAATGTACGACAACTTCTGTTTCTTTCAATCACTATTCCCACTCAACTTTTGAACAAAAAGGGGATTTCACAATCTTTACTCCATTCTTGCAAAAAATGTCCCAGTGAATCCAAACGATTTTCTCTTATATACAGGAACTTCAATCCTCACCATTCAAATGTGCTTGAACTTTCACTTACATACCCAACCTTGGCCttgaataaaaatgaagtaAGCCCCTAATTCGATCCTTAAAAAACAAAGTATGCAaccccattttttttttctattttaaacaaataattagtCCCTAAAAAGTGAATTTAGTTTAGT
This sequence is a window from Vigna angularis cultivar LongXiaoDou No.4 chromosome 2, ASM1680809v1, whole genome shotgun sequence. Protein-coding genes within it:
- the LOC108347916 gene encoding serine/threonine-protein kinase Nek4 gives rise to the protein MEQYEILEQIGKGAFGSALLVRHRHEKKMYVLKKIRLARQTDRTRRSAHQEMELISKVRNPFIVEYKDSWVEKGCFVCIIIGYCEGGDMAEAIKKAKGVNFSEEKLCKWLVQLLMALDYLHGNHILHRDVKCSNIFLTKDRDIRLGDFGLAKMLTSDDLASSVVGTPSYMCPELLADIPYGSKSDIWSLGCCIYEMAAHKPAFKALDIQSLINKINKCIVAPLPTMYTAAFRGLVKSMLRKNPELRPTASELLNHPHLQPYIHKIHLKLNSPRRSTFPFQWPEPNYVRRTRFVEPESVSTLSDQDKCLSFSKDRALNPSISGTEQVSQCSTQRAHGLSTCSEEKIYELSVGCVGNKYNPGTKFSTVERTPRLRAVTVSATAKRQTMAPSKTTYPGPDRDSLPASKGPSGRFSSPTRARATTNLYTNFCVLGSVDSPNVSVNAPRIDKMAEYPMAYSEDPFFPVRGPSSTSARFSSSSTRSTADCSITMVKCTIQEDKVTVPNIISDACPGPKATQCPSEHVKACVSIRSSAEVDQRRFDTSSYQQRAEALEGLLEFSARLLQQQRFDELGVLLKPFGPEKVSPRETAIWLTKSFKETVV